AGCGACGGCTGCTGCATCACTTCCACCTCGCCGCTGCCGCGACGCTCGGGGCCGATATAGGTGTTGGTGGTGTTGCGGCGGCGGTCGGGGCCGAAATAGGTCTTGGTCTTGATGAACGGACGCGGATTGGCGACCACGTTCATGATCCGCTGGTAGAGGCCCTTGGCCGAGATCGGCTTGGCCAGGAATTCGGTGACGCCGGCGTCGCGCGCCACGGTGACGCGGCGCTTCTCGGAATGTCCGGTCAGCATGATGATCGGCGCGTAAGGGTTGCCCTTGGACTCCGGCTGCCGGATCATCTGCGCGAGCTCGAGCCCGTCGAAGATCGGCATCGACCAGTCGGTGATGACGATGTCGGGCACGTAATGGGTGTACATTTCGAGCGCGGTGGCGCCGTCCTCGGCCTCGTAGACCTCGCGAGCGCCGAACGAATGCAGCAGCGTCCGCAGGATGCGGCGCATGTGCGGATTGTCGTCGCAAATCAGAAATCGCAGCTTGTTGAAGTCGATGCGATACATGGTCCGGCCCCGAGCGGGCATACCGGAGAGGCGCGGTATTACCCGAAATTAACCATATCCCGGCTGCGGTTAATGATTGGTTGCCGGGCAGGGGCGCCGCTCTCAATAGCCGAACTGCTCGCGCAGGATCCGCTCCTCCAGCGAGTGGCCGGGGTCGAACAGCATCCGCATCGCGAACGTCTTGTCGGAGAGCACCTCGACGCGGCGCACGTCGCGGACCTCGTCATGGTCGGCGACCGCGGCGACCGGCCGCTTCTCGCCCTCGATCACCTCGATCACCACGAAGGCGGAGTTCGGCAGCAGCGCGCCGCGCCAGCGCCGCGGCCGGAACGCACTGATCGGCGTCAGCGCGAGCAGCGCCGCGTTGATCGGCAGGATCGGCCCCTGGGCGGAGAGGTTGTAGGCAGTCGAACCGGCCGGCGTCGCCACCAGGATGCCGTCAGCCATCAGCTCCGGCATCCGTTCATGCTCGTCGATCAGGATGCGCAGTTTCGCCACCTGGTAGGTCTGGCGGAACAGCGCGACCTCGTTGATGGCGTGATGCAGGTGCACGGCGCCGTGAATGTCGGTGGCGCGCATCAGCAACGGATTGATCAGCGACTCCCGCGCCGCCGCCAGCCGCTCGCGCAGGTCGTGCGTCGAGTATTCGTTCATCAGGAAACCGACGGTGCCGCGATGCATGCCGTAGATCGGCTTGCCGGTCCGCATATGGGCGTGCAGCGTCTGCAGCATCAAGCCGTCGCCGCCGAGCGCGACCACGACGTCGGCGTCGTCGATCGGGCGGTTGCCGTACATTGCGGTGAGCTGCTCGAGCGCGGACTGCGCTTCCGCGCTCGCGCTGGCGACGAAGGCGATCTTGTCATACCGCTTGGAGCTTTTCATCGCTCACGAACTCGTTTGCCACGGAACACGCCGGGCTCGTCTATACATCCCGGGCGGCCTTGTCGAGATGGTCCTGTGA
The DNA window shown above is from Bradyrhizobium sp. ISRA464 and carries:
- a CDS encoding NAD kinase: MKSSKRYDKIAFVASASAEAQSALEQLTAMYGNRPIDDADVVVALGGDGLMLQTLHAHMRTGKPIYGMHRGTVGFLMNEYSTHDLRERLAAARESLINPLLMRATDIHGAVHLHHAINEVALFRQTYQVAKLRILIDEHERMPELMADGILVATPAGSTAYNLSAQGPILPINAALLALTPISAFRPRRWRGALLPNSAFVVIEVIEGEKRPVAAVADHDEVRDVRRVEVLSDKTFAMRMLFDPGHSLEERILREQFGY
- a CDS encoding response regulator; protein product: MYRIDFNKLRFLICDDNPHMRRILRTLLHSFGAREVYEAEDGATALEMYTHYVPDIVITDWSMPIFDGLELAQMIRQPESKGNPYAPIIMLTGHSEKRRVTVARDAGVTEFLAKPISAKGLYQRIMNVVANPRPFIKTKTYFGPDRRRNTTNTYIGPERRGSGEVEVMQQPSLLEKARSSI